A genome region from Novipirellula galeiformis includes the following:
- a CDS encoding FKBP-type peptidyl-prolyl cis-trans isomerase, protein MLLLCGCASKTPTGLSNVDPDAPTEFTETKSGLKYRILRKSAGPKPSPTDNVTVDYTGWLDNGTEFDSSYARRQPTSFRLDQVVPGWTEGLQLVGKGGMIELEIPYELGYGPEGRPGSIPPYATLHFKVELHDINP, encoded by the coding sequence ATGCTCCTGCTCTGCGGATGTGCCTCCAAAACCCCAACCGGGCTCAGCAACGTCGATCCCGATGCGCCCACCGAATTCACCGAGACCAAATCGGGATTGAAGTATCGTATCTTGCGAAAATCCGCTGGCCCCAAACCGTCGCCCACCGACAACGTAACCGTTGACTACACCGGATGGTTGGACAATGGCACCGAGTTCGACAGCTCGTATGCGAGACGCCAACCGACTAGCTTCCGCTTAGACCAAGTCGTTCCGGGATGGACCGAAGGACTGCAATTGGTGGGCAAGGGAGGGATGATCGAACTGGAAATCCCTTACGAACTTGGTTACGGTCCTGAAGGCCGCCCGGGCAGCATCCCTCCCTACGCGACGCTGCACTTCAAAGTCGAACTGCACGATATTAACCCATAG
- the metX gene encoding homoserine O-acetyltransferase MetX, giving the protein MEMEHVTSTDDIRVEGPLKHLQQVSFAGPIALELGGSLPRVTCAFETWGTLNSDCSNAILVCHAVSGDSHAASHDADDAPGWWERLIGPGKPIDTDRYFVVCPNVLGGCRGTTGPSDPMPSAGTNGESRPYGADFPDITINDMVDLQRRLAHHLGIDRWHAIVGGSLGGHQTLSWVTRYPKSTKHCIAIATSSRLTSQALGFDVVARNAIQTDPNFAGGQYYDRAEKPTTGLAIARMLGHITYLSSEAMDSKFDPDRHDPRHIASSFEQRFSVGSYLAHQGQKFTTRFDANSYITLSMAMDLMDLGRSRLELMESFDDCECDFLIISFSSDWLFTSQQSCEIVNALTALDKPVTYAEITTIAGHDAFLIDADIDQYAPLVRARLSEHEPPPPETTEAEQLIMGLIPEGASVLDLGCGQGGLLAELRKRGHDRLIGVEVAQDGIHAAAAQGLNIIDCDLNQGLPAFIDQQFDFVILSETLQVVANIETLMEEMLRVGKHVIVAFQNFAHRSLREDYVTRGRSPRATGLYDHEWYNTPNRRFPSIADVHDLCRTKQAIVHRAIYRDSKNQCEIAADADPNLNADLAVLLFSKSSGE; this is encoded by the coding sequence ATGGAAATGGAACACGTGACTAGCACCGATGACATTCGTGTCGAGGGACCGCTGAAGCATTTGCAGCAGGTCTCCTTCGCAGGCCCGATTGCGCTGGAACTCGGCGGCAGTTTGCCGCGGGTCACCTGCGCCTTTGAGACTTGGGGGACGCTGAACTCGGATTGCTCCAATGCGATTCTCGTGTGCCATGCGGTTTCGGGAGACTCGCATGCCGCATCGCATGATGCGGATGATGCGCCCGGTTGGTGGGAGCGTTTGATCGGCCCCGGCAAGCCGATCGATACCGACCGCTATTTTGTTGTCTGTCCCAACGTCCTCGGCGGGTGCCGAGGAACGACCGGCCCGAGTGATCCAATGCCCTCGGCGGGAACCAACGGGGAATCGCGACCCTATGGGGCCGATTTTCCAGATATTACGATCAACGATATGGTCGATCTGCAACGCCGCTTGGCCCATCATTTGGGCATCGATCGTTGGCATGCGATTGTCGGCGGTTCGCTCGGTGGGCATCAGACGCTCAGTTGGGTGACGCGGTATCCGAAGTCGACGAAGCATTGTATCGCCATCGCAACGTCGTCTCGGTTGACGTCGCAGGCGCTGGGATTCGATGTGGTCGCTCGCAATGCAATTCAAACCGATCCGAATTTTGCAGGCGGCCAGTACTATGACCGCGCGGAAAAGCCGACGACCGGTTTAGCGATCGCACGCATGCTGGGGCACATTACCTATCTGTCGAGTGAAGCGATGGATAGTAAATTTGATCCTGACCGCCACGATCCGCGTCATATTGCATCCTCCTTCGAACAACGATTTAGCGTCGGGTCGTATCTAGCCCATCAAGGCCAGAAATTTACCACTCGCTTTGACGCCAACAGTTACATCACCCTTTCGATGGCGATGGATTTGATGGATTTGGGCAGGTCGCGGTTGGAGTTGATGGAGTCGTTCGATGATTGCGAATGCGATTTTTTGATCATCAGCTTCAGCAGCGATTGGTTGTTCACGTCGCAACAATCGTGTGAGATCGTCAACGCTTTAACCGCATTGGACAAACCGGTCACGTACGCCGAGATCACGACGATTGCCGGGCATGACGCGTTTTTGATTGATGCGGATATCGATCAGTACGCACCGCTTGTGCGAGCGCGCTTGAGCGAACACGAACCTCCACCACCCGAAACGACCGAGGCCGAGCAACTCATCATGGGCTTGATCCCCGAGGGGGCTTCCGTGCTGGATTTGGGGTGTGGGCAAGGTGGTTTGTTGGCTGAGTTGCGCAAGCGTGGTCATGACCGATTGATCGGCGTTGAAGTGGCCCAGGATGGGATTCACGCCGCCGCAGCCCAGGGCTTGAATATCATCGATTGTGATTTGAACCAAGGGTTGCCTGCCTTTATCGATCAACAGTTCGACTTTGTGATACTTAGTGAGACGTTGCAAGTCGTTGCTAATATTGAAACGTTGATGGAAGAAATGTTGCGGGTGGGCAAGCATGTGATTGTTGCATTCCAAAACTTTGCGCACCGCTCCTTGCGAGAGGATTATGTCACTCGCGGTCGATCGCCACGCGCGACCGGGTTGTACGATCACGAGTGGTACAATACGCCCAATCGCCGCTTCCCCAGTATTGCGGACGTGCATGATCTGTGCCGCACCAAGCAAGCGATCGTCCACCGTGCCATCTATCGCGATTCAAAGAATCAATGCGAAATCGCGGCGGATGCGGACCCTAACTTGAATGCCGATCTGGCGGTGTTGTTGTTCAGCAAGAGCAGCGGCGAGTAA
- a CDS encoding O-acetylhomoserine aminocarboxypropyltransferase/cysteine synthase family protein, which translates to MSDTSKFRPATQTIHAGQEPDPTTNSRAVPIYATSSYTFNSTEHAAGLFGLSEFGNIYSRLMNPTVDVLEKRLAALDGGVTGLCFASGQAAISAAILTIAHSGQNIVSGTSLYGGTWTLFTQTFKNLGIEVRFFDPDHPEQIHDLVDENTRLVYMESIGNPKNDVPDFKAIADASHSAPHGALPLMCDNTVMTPMLLRPIEHGVDIVVYSTTKFIGGHGTHIGGAVVDSGNFKWADNPSKWPELCGPSPSYHGAVFEEHLRPMGNISYLLHTRTHWLRDTGAAMSPFAAFLFLQGLETLHLRMPRHCENAKKVAEYLEAHELVEWVNYPGLKSHKDYARGQQYMPDGQGAILGFGIKGGIEAGKKFINSCKLCSHLANIGDAKTLVIHPASTTHQQLSAEEQKQAGVLPEYVRISVGIEDVRDIIDDLAQALEATRA; encoded by the coding sequence ATGTCCGATACTTCCAAGTTCCGCCCTGCCACCCAGACGATTCACGCTGGCCAGGAGCCTGATCCGACCACCAATAGTCGCGCCGTGCCGATCTATGCGACCAGCAGTTATACGTTCAACAGTACCGAGCATGCTGCGGGATTGTTTGGTTTAAGCGAATTTGGAAACATCTACAGCCGCTTGATGAATCCCACCGTGGATGTGCTCGAGAAGCGTTTGGCCGCCCTGGATGGGGGCGTGACCGGCCTCTGTTTTGCCTCGGGGCAAGCGGCCATTTCCGCCGCGATCTTGACGATCGCTCATAGCGGCCAGAACATTGTCAGCGGCACCTCGCTGTACGGTGGCACTTGGACCCTATTTACCCAGACGTTCAAGAATCTCGGCATTGAAGTTCGCTTTTTTGACCCCGATCATCCCGAGCAAATCCATGACTTGGTCGACGAGAATACCCGTCTGGTTTACATGGAGAGTATCGGCAATCCGAAGAACGATGTGCCCGACTTCAAAGCGATCGCCGACGCATCTCATTCGGCTCCCCACGGTGCGTTGCCATTGATGTGCGATAACACCGTGATGACTCCGATGTTGTTGCGCCCGATCGAGCATGGGGTGGATATTGTGGTCTACAGCACAACGAAGTTCATCGGCGGTCACGGAACGCACATTGGTGGCGCGGTCGTCGACAGCGGCAACTTCAAGTGGGCCGACAATCCAAGCAAGTGGCCTGAATTGTGCGGTCCATCCCCTTCGTATCACGGCGCTGTGTTCGAAGAGCATCTGCGCCCGATGGGGAACATTTCGTATTTGCTGCACACCCGCACCCATTGGTTGCGTGATACCGGGGCGGCGATGAGTCCCTTTGCTGCATTTTTGTTCCTGCAAGGCCTCGAGACGTTGCACCTGCGAATGCCACGTCACTGTGAAAACGCGAAAAAGGTTGCCGAGTACCTCGAGGCGCACGAGTTGGTCGAGTGGGTCAACTATCCCGGATTGAAGTCGCATAAAGACTACGCTCGCGGTCAACAGTACATGCCCGACGGCCAAGGTGCCATTCTCGGTTTCGGAATCAAGGGCGGCATCGAAGCGGGCAAGAAATTCATCAACTCCTGCAAACTTTGTTCGCATCTCGCTAACATCGGCGACGCCAAGACGCTCGTGATTCATCCCGCCAGCACGACGCATCAGCAATTGTCCGCCGAAGAGCAAAAACAGGCCGGCGTGTTGCCTGAGTACGTGCGAATTTCCGTAGGGATTGAAGACGTTCGCGACATCATCGACGATTTGGCTCAGGCGCTCGAGGCCACTCGCGCGTAA